One window of Phoenix dactylifera cultivar Barhee BC4 chromosome 5, palm_55x_up_171113_PBpolish2nd_filt_p, whole genome shotgun sequence genomic DNA carries:
- the LOC103707729 gene encoding cytochrome b5-like, with the protein MAADPKTYNFDEVAKHNVTKDCWLIISGKVYDVTPFMDEHPGGDDVLLAATGKDATNDFEDIGHSTSAREMMAKYCIGDIDSSTLQAKRTYVPAQQAPYKADKTPDFMITILQFLVPILILGLALAVRHFTKVE; encoded by the exons ATGGCCGccgatcccaaaacctacaacttCGATGAAGTCGCCAAGCACAACGTGACCAAAGATTGCTGGCTCATCATCTCCGGAAAG GTGTATGATGTTACCCCATTTATGGATGAGCATCCAGGCGGTGATGATGTCTTACTAGCAGCAACTG GGAAGGATGCAACCAATGATTTTGAAGATATTGGTCACAGTACCTCTGCTAGGGAGATGATGGCCAAGTACTGCATCGGGGATATAGATTCTTCGACTCTTCAAGCTAAGCGCACCTATGTGCCCGCACAACAAGCTCCCTACAAGGCTGATAAAACTCCAGACTTCATGATCACAATACTGCAGTTCCTCGTGCCCATCTTGATCTTGGGCTTAGCCCTTGCTGTCCGACACTTTACCAAAGTAGAGTAG